A genomic segment from Bacteroidia bacterium encodes:
- a CDS encoding T9SS type A sorting domain-containing protein, with amino-acid sequence MRTKGILFSVLGLAIAGSAALVVSSALMDQSARFAPRSGADGLNQAAYDQSYQGSVQWFFNLRKDANTNTLNYANMVQASIDANRPAGNSIFTAPLNLQWSEMGPSNVGGRTRALLIDRNNPAKIYAGGVAGGLWISENGGTNWAIYKDTMVNMCVSSITQGADGDIYFGTGEGLYYLMGTGAGGMVGSGVWKSTDNGATFNRIVSATTPNNPNIVWAAVNDMAASPTLADRIYAGTSEGLMITSDGGATWTAGITSPANGEVTDVAVSTSGQVIVSYAGKVYLSPNGDPGTFTSISTGGNQLPSVTHSRTTLAYSPDDPNYVYACVVKTSGLLHGVYVSKDAGTTWYLIGPGGSSSTFQPFGGSQGRYDCAIAVYPGNKNKIVLGGVELWTYEETLSNPPYGGQWNLADSQIESPFNPWYVHADKHEIVFRPGNGNIFYIGCDGGVFRTMDGGLTFQPMNNGYNVTQFYSVAMSKSGNEYMGGTQDNGTQYVDHTGNNYFSADEVSGGDGAYSEISFVNPAAMFSGSYYGAVYRSSNYGQSMGTFYNARVGGNAALGTPPFASFVTPFVLYENLNDPNAVDSITFVNAPMSFVVGSADGINAQYNTTLPFPQASAEIVPNSVTITVGSQTVTDNGSGGLVGSINTSGVNTINYITGACTVTFASVPSANAVINVDYSLRYTNGDLLVLNSNSANFPVNHIVSGTINPGDTLRILDPVVSKLAVGFTGACYLIRHPLNFATSPEWIKIGGGQSRTLQGNILSPAFGGEIQTMCWSNTGDHLYVGTSSGHVYRIDNLNTVVDSAGNADVDSASGGNTDCIVRTTRLGHFSNTAITGLGVDPNNNDRLVVTTGGYTGGTHVYICDTARIAVISTGSSNPTKFASRQGNLPAMPVYDVVVDMVNANAAIIATEFGTWTTNNISASSPTWTKEINGMANVPTLMIRQQTARNWVVSNTGQLWVGTHGRGIYSSNTLLQPMSVEPSPFGGNAVNVFKSSVKVFPNPMSEQGQVSFFMPGSGEAHIEVYNLSGKRVKLIELGKMSAGSYIQDLDVSDLARGTYFVAVVANGQKAVAKFVKAN; translated from the coding sequence ATGAGAACGAAAGGTATTCTTTTCTCTGTGCTAGGCCTTGCAATCGCCGGTTCTGCGGCATTGGTAGTGTCCTCGGCTCTTATGGATCAGTCTGCACGTTTTGCTCCGCGGAGCGGTGCTGATGGCCTCAATCAGGCAGCCTACGACCAATCCTATCAGGGCAGTGTTCAATGGTTCTTCAACCTGAGGAAGGATGCGAATACGAATACACTGAACTATGCCAATATGGTACAGGCATCTATAGATGCCAACCGGCCGGCAGGTAATTCCATTTTCACAGCGCCGCTGAATCTTCAGTGGTCTGAAATGGGACCCAGCAACGTGGGTGGCCGTACGCGTGCGCTTCTGATTGACCGGAACAATCCGGCAAAGATCTACGCCGGGGGAGTTGCCGGCGGACTCTGGATATCTGAAAACGGTGGTACCAACTGGGCCATCTACAAGGATACGATGGTGAACATGTGCGTGTCTTCTATCACACAAGGAGCCGACGGCGATATCTACTTTGGTACCGGTGAGGGTCTTTATTATCTCATGGGAACCGGAGCGGGTGGAATGGTCGGATCAGGTGTATGGAAGTCTACCGACAACGGAGCTACTTTCAACAGAATCGTGTCTGCCACTACTCCTAATAACCCCAACATCGTTTGGGCAGCGGTCAATGATATGGCTGCCTCCCCCACCCTGGCCGACCGCATTTATGCGGGAACTTCGGAGGGACTGATGATCACCAGTGATGGTGGAGCTACCTGGACAGCCGGGATCACCTCTCCCGCCAATGGAGAAGTAACGGATGTGGCGGTTTCTACAAGCGGACAGGTGATTGTGTCCTATGCCGGCAAGGTCTACCTTTCTCCCAATGGAGATCCCGGAACCTTTACCAGTATTTCTACCGGAGGGAATCAGCTTCCAAGTGTAACCCACTCCAGAACTACACTGGCTTATTCGCCGGATGATCCTAATTACGTGTATGCCTGTGTGGTTAAAACCTCAGGCTTATTGCACGGTGTGTATGTTTCCAAAGATGCAGGAACTACATGGTACCTGATCGGTCCGGGCGGCAGTTCATCTACCTTCCAGCCTTTCGGCGGCAGCCAGGGACGATACGACTGCGCTATTGCGGTTTACCCGGGCAATAAGAATAAGATCGTTCTTGGTGGTGTTGAACTTTGGACCTACGAAGAAACGCTTTCGAATCCTCCCTATGGCGGACAATGGAATCTGGCCGATAGCCAGATCGAGAGTCCTTTTAACCCCTGGTACGTTCACGCCGACAAGCATGAGATTGTATTCCGGCCGGGCAATGGAAATATTTTCTACATAGGATGCGACGGTGGTGTTTTCCGTACGATGGACGGAGGACTGACTTTCCAGCCCATGAACAACGGTTACAATGTTACCCAGTTCTATTCCGTGGCAATGTCTAAATCCGGAAATGAATACATGGGCGGAACGCAGGACAACGGAACGCAGTATGTAGATCACACGGGAAATAACTATTTCTCCGCTGATGAAGTTTCAGGGGGCGACGGAGCCTATTCCGAAATCTCCTTTGTTAATCCTGCAGCCATGTTCTCCGGTTCGTATTACGGAGCCGTGTATCGTTCATCGAACTACGGCCAGTCCATGGGAACATTTTATAACGCACGTGTGGGAGGTAATGCAGCCCTTGGCACTCCGCCTTTCGCATCCTTTGTTACTCCTTTCGTACTTTATGAAAACCTTAATGATCCCAATGCGGTTGATTCCATCACTTTCGTGAACGCACCAATGTCTTTTGTTGTAGGTTCAGCCGACGGAATCAATGCCCAGTATAATACCACCCTTCCTTTCCCGCAGGCTTCTGCGGAAATCGTTCCTAATTCTGTAACCATCACGGTTGGCAGCCAGACAGTGACCGATAACGGATCCGGCGGACTGGTGGGAAGCATCAATACTTCCGGGGTGAATACCATCAATTATATTACGGGCGCATGCACCGTAACTTTTGCCAGCGTACCTTCGGCCAATGCAGTAATTAATGTGGATTACTCCCTGCGTTATACGAATGGAGATCTCCTGGTGCTGAATTCCAACTCTGCTAATTTCCCTGTTAACCATATTGTGTCCGGAACTATTAATCCGGGTGATACACTTAGAATCCTTGATCCTGTGGTCTCCAAACTCGCGGTTGGTTTTACCGGAGCATGTTATCTGATCCGTCATCCGCTGAACTTTGCAACCAGCCCTGAATGGATTAAAATCGGGGGTGGGCAGAGCCGTACACTGCAGGGAAATATCCTGAGTCCGGCATTTGGAGGCGAAATCCAGACCATGTGCTGGAGCAACACCGGAGATCATCTTTATGTGGGAACCTCCAGCGGACATGTTTATCGAATTGATAACCTGAATACGGTGGTTGACTCTGCCGGCAATGCCGATGTGGACTCCGCTTCCGGAGGCAATACCGATTGCATTGTACGAACAACCCGCCTCGGACACTTCTCCAATACCGCTATCACCGGACTTGGGGTAGATCCCAATAATAATGATCGCCTGGTTGTTACCACCGGGGGTTATACCGGCGGAACTCACGTTTATATCTGCGACACGGCACGCATTGCGGTGATCAGTACCGGCAGCAGCAATCCTACCAAATTTGCTTCGCGCCAGGGCAACCTGCCCGCAATGCCGGTTTATGATGTGGTAGTGGATATGGTTAACGCCAATGCAGCCATTATTGCTACAGAATTCGGCACCTGGACCACTAATAATATTTCTGCTTCTTCTCCCACCTGGACCAAGGAGATCAACGGCATGGCTAATGTGCCTACGCTCATGATCCGTCAGCAAACGGCCCGTAACTGGGTTGTCAGCAATACCGGACAATTATGGGTGGGTACACATGGTCGTGGAATTTATTCCAGCAATACCCTTCTTCAGCCCATGAGTGTGGAGCCTTCTCCCTTCGGCGGCAATGCGGTTAATGTGTTTAAGTCCAGCGTGAAAGTATTCCCTAATCCTATGAGTGAACAGGGTCAGGTGAGCTTCTTTATGCCGGGAAGCGGTGAAGCGCACATAGAAGTTTATAACCTGAGCGGTAAACGTGTGAAACTGATAGAGCTCGGAAAGATGTCTGCCGGATCATATATCCAGGATCTGGACGTGAGTGATCTTGCCCGCGGAACCTACTTTGTGGCAGTGG